The following DNA comes from Methanothermus fervidus DSM 2088.
CTAAAAATTAAATATTAAGGACAAAATTTTTAAATTCAGGTTCATAAAAAATTAATTACACATCTTAAAAATAAAAAATTTATTTTTTGGAGGAATGCTATGAAAGCTGTAGCTATTAATGGGTATGGAACTGTAGGTAAAAGAGTTGCAGATGCAATTGCACAACAAGATGATATGAAAGTTATCGGAGTAAGTAAGACAAGACCAGATTTTGAAGCTAGGATGGCACTAAAAAAGGGTTATGATTTATATGTTGCTATTCCTGAAAGGGTAAAATTATTTGAAAAGGCAGGAATTGAAGTTGCAGGAACAGTGGATGACATGCTAGATGAAGCAGATATAGTTATTGATTGTACTCCAGAAGGAATTGGTGCCAAAAATTTAAAAATGTATAAAGAAAAAGGAATAAAAGCTATATTTCAAGGTGGAGAAAAACATGAAGATATAGGTTTATCATTCAATTCATTGAGCAATTATGAAGAATCTTATGGCAAAGACTACACACGAGTTGTTTCCTGTAATACCACTGGTTTATGCAGAACTTTAAAACCATTACATGATTCTTTTGGTATAAAAAAAGTTAGAGCCGTAATAGTAAGGAGAGGTGCAGACCCTGCACAAGTATCTAAAGGACCTATAAACGCTATAATACCCAATCCACCTAAATTACCATCTCACCATGGTCCAGATGTTAAAACAGTCCTGGACATAAATATAGATACAATGGCTGTTATAGTACCAACTACTTTAATGCATCAACATAACGTTATGGTAGAGGTGGAAGAAACTCCTACTGTGGATGATATAATAGATGTATTTGAAGATACGCCTAGAGTTATACTTATAAGTGCTGAGGATGGTTTGACATCAACTGCAGAGATAATGGAATATGCAAAGGAATTAGGTAGATCCAGAAACGATTTATTTGAAATTCCTGTTTGGAGAGAATCAATAACTGTCGTAGACAATGAAATTTATTACATGCAAGCAGTTCATCAAGAATCAGATATAGTACCTGAAAATGTAGATGCTGTAAGAGCAATATTAGAGATGGAAGAGGATAAATACAAATCTATAAATAAAACTAACAAAGCAATGAACATACTTCAATAATAAGGAACCATGATTCGAGTTGGACCAGCTGGCAACCCTATAGGTTATAAAGGAAAGACTGTTGACGTATTTGATTATTTAAAAAAATTAGGGCTTGATGCATATGAATATCAAGCTACATATGGTGTAAGAATTGGAAAAAAATCTTCTTTGTTAATTGGAAAAAATGCCAAAAAGAATGATGTCCTTGTATCTATACATGCTCCCTACTATATAAATTTATCTTCTGCAGATAAAGGAGTAATACAGAGGTCCATAAATAGGTTATTCATTACAAGTAAAGTTGCTGAATGGATGAATGCATATAGGATAGTATTTCATCCAGGATATTATGGAAAGTTTTCGAAATCTGAAGCTATGGAGTTATGTAAAAATTCTATAAAAAAGTTATTAAGTAAAGTAAAAGAAAAAAATATAAAAAATTATTGTTTTGCACCGGAAACGACTGGAAAGAAATCACAGTTGGGGAGTTTGAATGAAATAATAGAAATATGTCAGTCTTTTGAAAATTTTCAGCCCACAATAGATTTTGCACATATACATGCAAGAGAAGGAGGTTCATTAAAGGATGAAAACGATTATTACCATATTTTAAATTTTGTGGAAAATGAGTTAGGAGTTAAACATTTCCATTGTCATTTCACAAAAGTGGAATTTAGTGAGAAAGGTGAAGTGAAACATCATTCTTTAAATGAAGAGAAATACGGACCTCCACTAGAACCTTTAATCAAAGTTCTTGTTGAAAATGGATTTAATGCTACAATAATATGTGAAACTCCAAAATTAGATCAAGATGCCATTAAAATAAAAGAGAAGATAGGAAGGTTTAATAAAGGTGAAAACTAATAAATAATTTTAGAAAAAAGCTCGTGGTGATGGAGTGAAAATGAATACAACTTTATCTGATAATTATTCTTTAGATAAGAAATCCGTACAAAAAACTATGCTTACTAACAAAGAAGCAAAATTAGTAGTATTGAAGCCGGCAGGATATCCTTTCATTTGTAATTTAATAGAAACGCCAAAAGTAGAAGTTAAAGATAAAAAATTATTTGAATTGTATGCAAAAGAACAATGGGAGGGCTTCATTGTAAAAGAAGGTTCTTATCTTTTTGATCAAAAACTATTACCTGATTATGCATTTAAAGTATTGAAGGTGCATCCAAACAATTCAAAAATTGGTAAAAATACAACAATAATATTAGTAAATACTGAAGAACATTCCGTAGTTTTTAGAGAAGTTGAAAGTAATTTAAAAATTGCTGATGTA
Coding sequences within:
- a CDS encoding glyceraldehyde-3-phosphate dehydrogenase (COGs: COG0057 Glyceraldehyde-3-phosphate dehydrogenase/erythrose-4-phosphate dehydrogenase~InterPro IPR020830: IPR016040: IPR020828: IPR020831: IPR 020829: IPR006436~KEGG: mth:MTH1009 glyceraldehyde-3-phosphate dehydrogenase~PFAM: Glyceraldehyde 3-phosphate dehydrogenase, NAD(P) binding domain; Glyceraldehyde 3-phosphate dehydrogenase, catalytic domain~PRIAM: Glyceraldehyde-3-phosphate dehydrogenase (NAD(P)(+)) (phosphorylating)~SMART: Glyceraldehyde 3-phosphate dehydrogenase, NAD(P) binding domain~SPTR: P10618 Glyceraldehyde-3-phosphate dehydrogenase~TIGRFAM: glyceraldehyde-3-phosphate dehydrogenase, type II~PFAM: Glyceraldehyde 3-phosphate dehydrogenase, C-terminal domain; Glyceraldehyde 3-phosphate dehydrogenase, NAD binding domain~TIGRFAM: glyceraldehyde-3-phosphate dehydrogenase, type II) produces the protein MKAVAINGYGTVGKRVADAIAQQDDMKVIGVSKTRPDFEARMALKKGYDLYVAIPERVKLFEKAGIEVAGTVDDMLDEADIVIDCTPEGIGAKNLKMYKEKGIKAIFQGGEKHEDIGLSFNSLSNYEESYGKDYTRVVSCNTTGLCRTLKPLHDSFGIKKVRAVIVRRGADPAQVSKGPINAIIPNPPKLPSHHGPDVKTVLDINIDTMAVIVPTTLMHQHNVMVEVEETPTVDDIIDVFEDTPRVILISAEDGLTSTAEIMEYAKELGRSRNDLFEIPVWRESITVVDNEIYYMQAVHQESDIVPENVDAVRAILEMEEDKYKSINKTNKAMNILQ
- a CDS encoding Xylose isomerase domain protein TIM barrel (COGs: COG0648 Endonuclease IV~InterPro IPR013022: IPR012307: IPR001719~KEGG: mth:MTH1010 endonuclease IV~PFAM: Xylose isomerase domain protein TIM barrel~SMART: AP endonuclease family 2~SPTR: O27091 Endonuclease IV~PFAM: Xylose isomerase-like TIM barrel) — its product is MIRVGPAGNPIGYKGKTVDVFDYLKKLGLDAYEYQATYGVRIGKKSSLLIGKNAKKNDVLVSIHAPYYINLSSADKGVIQRSINRLFITSKVAEWMNAYRIVFHPGYYGKFSKSEAMELCKNSIKKLLSKVKEKNIKNYCFAPETTGKKSQLGSLNEIIEICQSFENFQPTIDFAHIHAREGGSLKDENDYYHILNFVENELGVKHFHCHFTKVEFSEKGEVKHHSLNEEKYGPPLEPLIKVLVENGFNATIICETPKLDQDAIKIKEKIGRFNKGEN